GTGatacgaatattatttatattattttcacaggATCACCAAGGTTACATAGAGCATTGTTTCGAGACAAATGTTACAATCAATCACGTTTACCCAGTCGATCAAATAGCCAAAGTCCAGGTGATAGTGGAATCAGTCAATCTATTAGTTCCTTCAGTGGAAATAGTCCACAAACCCTCAGTCAAAGTTATAGTTCGGTTAGCTCTGTTAGTGATTGGAGTCCAGACACACCATCGCCATGTACCCCAAACTTGTCAATGAAAGTGCGTATTTAActaacataaatatttgtaaatattgtattagaTATTTACTATAAcgtgacaaatttatttatagagtGGTGCAAGTAATTCCTTATGTCAAAAAGGATTTACCACTACAGGTCGACATTCGTTAAACCCGCCAACATTACCTTATATACCACCGCCTACATCGCCTCCACCTGATTATCCTGGTCTTGAATATCCACCAGTATTTGAACCTGGTACTTATTCTCTTTTAGATGCTTCGTTACTGCGTCAtcgtaataaaagtaatcgaGACACTCATTAACTAATGGTACGACGCGCTTCATCAAACTACATATAATAGCCAAAGATAATTTCTTTCATCATTCATTAATGTAACCAGGTgttttatataagaaatttaagagtttactagtatttttctataaagtattcaaatttaaccGTCCATTTTAGAACCATTTGAATGTTATCAAaatctttttgtataaattgaaacTGAACTATCCACTCAGGATGTAATATATGTTTGCTGAGTGGATGACTGAAATCAATATCATATACCATTGCCTTTGTAAGTATACTAAAAAGTATCATTCATATCTAATTTGAagagatttcattttattattatcatggTATGTAATTATTGTTACTATAAATGAGTAaatcgaaacattttattgtattttttaaaatattttaaatagtattatgtaaattgaacatttattgtatgtaaattatgtaatcCTATACTAATTAATAAGGACGTAATGTTTTCATATAGAATATTACAAGTCCATTCTCCTTTTACATAAAAGGCTACAAGAAGGTTATAATGACATATTACTCGAAGAAAAACTATTATAGAAAGTTAAAGTATATTAGACCAACTAAGGAGCATACACTATTTGCGATATCAGACTAAAAGTTACTTCGCATATGTAAAAGTAccttcaaataattgtttattttaagtttaatGCGAAATggtcttttttttatgtaatatgtatatagaagTTTAAGTTAACACATACTTTCAATACACCAAATGGAAGTGCTCttgaaaactattaaaatacAAGAACAATACACGTcacatttttacgaaatttagTAAAAAGTTATCgcataacaattttttaaagtattttatatacatatcatAAGTACACATACATCTATATGCTATGCAATGTGTAAAGTGCCTACATAtgttttatatcattttttgtatataattaagTTTACATATTAGCTATTAACATAATTTGAGgtgcataatttttaatataatttatgctcaagaaatttttaaaaagtattacaaaactaaatagcattgatattatcaattatgtattttctatacttttataatattttgtaattattatatatactttaaatatactgaaaaatgtttaattatatataatgaaatctggctataaatattataaaatgcttaatttattaaaatgaacgTGTGCAGTATAGTAATCATTATGGCATTAAACAAAGTACATTACTGAATATCACTGTtggaatcaaataaattttaacaagtAATCCCAGTCCTAAAACTtctagaatataataaaatgtatcagtatgtattcataaataaactgggataaatatattttgttaacaatagtgattaaagatttaatttcaaaagacAAATTCAGTAAAAGCTGTATAAGTTGCAactatttatgtataatatttataaatttaacaatgatAGTGAAAGACTTAAGAAGAGATAATATATAAaggaatacaaataaaaatttatttatgtcaaATAAGACAGCAGACCAATGAGATTTTGTTGTAGTCACATGGCACGTGGTtttgtttatgaaatttcgtttcgttggtTGAAGTATTGTGTAAGTAAAATGGTTGCTAAACTTcgatttgtaattaattttttaataattataattacagatGTTATAAATTAGTACAATTTAAACTTTACCTATCCAGTAAATAATTGcgataaatgaatatatcGATGTTACATAGTTAAAACACGAATTTAAACATATCGATGATTTTCTAACCTTTCTAGGAAAGTTCATTAGTTCATTCACGCATTCATATTCACATTCGTTGTGAGTGAGGACGCGATAaagaattgtacaaaatatgtCGAATCCAATAGATTATATTGATTTAACGATAGATTTACCAGCGAATAAAACATTGAGattacaaaatagaaatttcgaaaacataTCTAACACTAATACAGCACTAGTAAGACGACGAAATCGTAATTCATCTAAGCAATCAACACAGCTTAATGATTCTGtcatgtatgtattactttatCATCTTTATAAGATTGTTCTATCAATTTCAatcagatttatttaatattaataaaatatatttcgtttagAGAAATACCAAGTAAAGATACATGCTCAACAATGGAAGTCATAAATGTAGATCAAATTGAACCattaaaaaagtttggaaTTTGTAATGCTAATGATTCCTCATTGGAAACTTTAGTTGCATTATCATGCCCGATATGTTACGAACAATACTCTACCGAAATAAAACCTATGTCTACTCGTTGCGGGCATGTATTCTGTGTGCAGTGTTTAGAAACAGCTTTACATACTTCAAAAAGATGTCCAACATGTAAAAGATCTACCAAATTCCAAAATTGTACCcgtttatatttctaatttatatagGCTTCTGTTTGTCACATTTGTGTTGTTTagtaatttctttgttatgtccttttaataatttctttcatcaTTTAAGTCatcaatcaattatttaaacacaatttattttaaagctatataaattattttaaatctttgatataatcaagaaataaaaatacttttatataaattcattcaaataaatacattctaatataagtatataattcatttatttagatttattaacatagttttcatttttgacgAGGCTAATGCAAAATTCCTCttgaattcatatttaaaatttaatcatttcaatacattttgttttaaagtaaattcattgtttacattttattgcCACCTTCAAATGTCCTCAGTATATCTGATCTAACATGGTCATGAATGTAACATTCCCTTTATGCCTGAAAGGATAAAgcttatacaattaatataattatacattttaaatagtattctgtgtctttttctttaatataattgaGGCTAAGCAATGtttaaaaagaaggaaaataagCTACCATATTTCTTTGGTAGCACTGCAATAGGAATGGCGggtaaacattatttcaaaatctgataattattatatttttcatgttttctttcattgtaCATGTACTATCTATATTCGTAGCTGGCTTACTAGTTGGaaagttacttttaaatacaCCAGCTGCAGAGTCTCAAAATATTGGtaagttaattttaatgttatacaTTAACCTTTTAACTGCTGTATTAATCTGTATGTAGCAAAACCTTCtgtatagaattaatttcataatttattctttagtaagtgtacatataaatccttaccaaaattaaataaatctagtGTTCTTTGTAAAGTAAAAACGAGTTCAAATATACTTAAAAACAGCATAGATGACATtattacgtatgtatatacattgttactaatacttattgtttcttCACAGAACTTAAACCATCTAGCAATAaaagagtaattaaatattctccAGAAGATAATATTCAGAACTTACATTTGcataagaatataaattcttgtACATGCTCTGAAAGCATGTCACCATAtgaaaacaaaagttgcaaGGAAGAATCAGCATCTAAAGTTTCCTTCATAAAAttggataataattttaaagataatattaatgatGTTACTTCAGACAAGAAATACAGTccaaatttctcaaaaattgttttcgatgaTGTCAATCAATTACACAATATAAGCGTAGAAGATAATGTTGGATATAATACAACTGATGAAATTTTCCTAGATCCTAAGGAAGACAAAGTGTGTAATATAGATCTTtctgaatttgaaaatatgagaCACGAGATATTAGCTGATGCGGAATCAGTTAGAACTGACTTAATAAGCATTGaagattcaaatatttcaggcacaataaatattaaaaacatcaGTTCCaacaaaaggaaaatattaaaacggTCAA
This DNA window, taken from Hylaeus volcanicus isolate JK05 unplaced genomic scaffold, UHH_iyHylVolc1.0_haploid 12078, whole genome shotgun sequence, encodes the following:
- the LOC128882562 gene encoding E3 ubiquitin-protein ligase RNF4-like, with the protein product MSNPIDYIDLTIDLPANKTLRLQNRNFENISNTNTALVRRRNRNSSKQSTQLNDSVIEIPSKDTCSTMEVINVDQIEPLKKFGICNANDSSLETLVALSCPICYEQYSTEIKPMSTRCGHVFCVQCLETALHTSKRCPTCKRSTKFQNCTRLYF
- the LOC128882560 gene encoding uncharacterized protein LOC128882560 isoform X2, which produces MFKKKENKLPYFFGSTAIGMAAGLLVGKLLLNTPAAESQNIELKPSSNKRVIKYSPEDNIQNLHLHKNINSCTCSESMSPYENKSCKEESASKVSFIKLDNNFKDNINDVTSDKKYSPNFSKIVFDDVNQLHNISVEDNVGYNTTDEIFLDPKEDKAQ
- the LOC128882560 gene encoding uncharacterized protein LOC128882560 isoform X1 — protein: MFKKKENKLPYFFGSTAIGMAAGLLVGKLLLNTPAAESQNIELKPSSNKRVIKYSPEDNIQNLHLHKNINSCTCSESMSPYENKSCKEESASKVSFIKLDNNFKDNINDVTSDKKYSPNFSKIVFDDVNQLHNISVEDNVGYNTTDEIFLDPKEDKVCNIDLSEFENMRHEILADAESVRTDLISIEDSNISGTINIKNISSNKRKILKRSKRCTNIELAEMINNSSNDLLINDTTGYDNLQKVDNSAMNLNILKSSTENDINLVTYNSMLQSDGDKKDETLYCTTSDDFNETHLISSTKVNDSDYM